One region of Rhodocaloribacter litoris genomic DNA includes:
- a CDS encoding DUF4856 domain-containing protein produces MLTFSRHPFYALLLATAISLSACDSNDPGRPGIDGDTLQVEGGRGTDVQIPLTLRAEAGIQALTVSVDGDTPQPVDVDAGATEQQLTYVFTIPASATLGTEFVLLFTLTDQAGAETQITARVVTGKLIETPETYTFTRNGASTVSFPGQTDRLNMLQEMKAYLTQGDRGELLSEQALLDMFENTGGNGGGHFSFTSDRQLKDKTFPPDLDARLFENLFARAAAASERGQAGITASNGTAGLLVRENSGNTILVDENGREFTQLIEKGLMGAVFYNQIYNVYLTDSRVGNGVENVELVEGENYTPMEHHWDEAFGYWNAPPDFTSPWPEARRGELRFWSHYSNVVDNVAGGLLGTNKILMDAYKEGRAAIVNNDPVTRDAQRNVLYAYHELVAAATAVHYINLTLGYLDEGKTGEAFHTLSEAWAFVNALKYSPRRKISLEQIETIKEEKFGAGGNFWNVTSAGLNEAKATLVEIYPELAPVQDDL; encoded by the coding sequence ATGTTGACCTTTTCCAGGCATCCGTTTTACGCGCTGCTCCTGGCCACCGCGATCAGCCTGAGCGCCTGCGACAGCAACGATCCCGGCCGGCCGGGTATCGACGGCGACACCCTCCAGGTGGAAGGCGGGCGCGGCACGGATGTTCAGATCCCCCTGACCCTTCGTGCCGAGGCCGGCATCCAGGCGCTCACCGTCTCGGTCGACGGCGACACGCCGCAGCCGGTCGACGTCGACGCGGGCGCGACCGAACAGCAACTCACCTACGTCTTTACCATCCCCGCCTCGGCAACCCTGGGTACGGAGTTCGTCCTGCTGTTCACGCTGACCGACCAGGCCGGGGCGGAAACGCAAATCACGGCGCGCGTCGTCACCGGCAAGCTGATCGAGACACCCGAAACGTACACGTTCACCCGCAACGGGGCCTCCACGGTCTCCTTCCCCGGCCAGACCGACCGCCTCAACATGCTCCAGGAGATGAAAGCCTACCTGACACAGGGTGACCGGGGCGAGCTCCTTTCCGAACAGGCCCTGCTCGACATGTTCGAGAACACGGGGGGCAACGGGGGCGGCCACTTCTCCTTCACCTCCGACCGGCAGTTGAAGGACAAAACCTTCCCCCCCGACCTGGACGCCCGGCTCTTCGAGAACCTCTTCGCCCGTGCCGCCGCCGCCAGTGAGCGGGGCCAGGCGGGGATCACCGCCTCGAACGGCACGGCCGGCCTCCTGGTCCGCGAGAACAGCGGCAACACCATCCTGGTCGACGAAAACGGCCGGGAGTTCACCCAGCTGATCGAGAAGGGGCTGATGGGAGCCGTCTTCTACAACCAGATCTACAACGTCTACCTCACCGACAGCCGGGTCGGCAACGGCGTCGAGAACGTGGAACTGGTCGAAGGCGAAAACTACACGCCCATGGAGCATCACTGGGACGAGGCCTTCGGCTACTGGAATGCCCCGCCGGACTTCACCTCCCCCTGGCCGGAGGCCCGCAGGGGTGAGCTCCGCTTCTGGAGCCACTACTCGAACGTGGTGGACAACGTAGCCGGTGGCCTGCTGGGCACCAACAAGATCCTCATGGACGCCTACAAGGAAGGACGCGCGGCGATCGTGAACAACGATCCGGTCACCCGGGACGCACAGCGCAACGTCCTCTACGCATACCACGAACTGGTTGCCGCCGCAACGGCCGTGCACTACATCAACCTGACGCTCGGCTACCTGGACGAGGGCAAGACGGGTGAGGCGTTCCACACCCTCTCCGAAGCCTGGGCGTTCGTGAATGCCCTGAAGTACAGTCCCCGCCGAAAGATCTCCCTGGAACAGATCGAAACGATCAAAGAGGAGAAGTTTGGCGCCGGCGGCAACTTCTGGAACGTCACGTCCGCCGGCCTGAACGAGGCGAAAGCCACCCTGGTCGAGATCTACCCCGAGCTCGCCCCCGTTCAGGACGATCTGTAG
- a CDS encoding imelysin family protein gives MNIRPHPFPFVLAGILLLASCDSSPSTSEPPPDATFDRSAMLENYGRTIILPAYETLKQAVDALQAAATTFAGNPTASNLAALRERLKAARLAWQDAALFQFGPAESVTLRATLNTYPADEAKIEANIASGNYVLGTIDNRAAVGFPALAYLLYGPGSTDEEILAAYTNDAQASGRMTYLQDNVTFIKAATDATFEAWHADGGNYIGTFLSPEKAGTDVGSALGMLVNAFILHYERFIRDGKIGIPAGVRSAGVPRPGSTEAFYGGYSAELAVAGVRATRRLFLGNSRSGAEGPGLDDNLRFLGAETLADQITTELDEAIAALEALQDPLSTQIESDLEPVLTAFTELQDVVVLLKADMTSVLGITITFQDNDGD, from the coding sequence ATGAACATACGTCCGCACCCGTTCCCCTTCGTCCTGGCCGGTATCCTGCTGCTCGCCTCGTGCGACAGCAGCCCTTCGACGTCCGAGCCGCCGCCGGACGCAACGTTCGATCGTTCGGCCATGCTCGAAAACTACGGCCGGACCATCATCCTTCCCGCCTACGAGACCCTGAAGCAGGCCGTGGACGCGCTGCAGGCCGCGGCGACGACCTTCGCCGGCAACCCGACGGCGTCCAACCTTGCGGCGCTCCGGGAACGCCTGAAGGCCGCACGCCTGGCCTGGCAGGACGCCGCCCTGTTCCAGTTCGGTCCCGCCGAATCCGTAACGCTCCGCGCCACGCTGAACACCTACCCGGCCGACGAAGCGAAGATCGAGGCCAACATCGCTTCGGGCAACTACGTCCTGGGCACGATCGACAACCGGGCGGCGGTAGGGTTTCCGGCCCTGGCCTACCTCCTCTACGGCCCCGGCTCCACGGATGAGGAGATCCTGGCGGCGTACACGAACGACGCACAGGCCTCCGGCCGGATGACCTACCTGCAGGACAACGTCACCTTCATCAAGGCGGCCACCGACGCCACCTTCGAGGCATGGCACGCCGACGGCGGCAACTACATCGGCACGTTTCTGAGCCCGGAGAAGGCCGGCACGGACGTGGGCAGCGCGCTGGGCATGCTGGTCAACGCGTTCATCCTCCACTACGAACGCTTCATCCGGGACGGCAAGATCGGCATCCCGGCCGGCGTCCGCAGCGCCGGCGTGCCCCGCCCCGGATCGACCGAAGCCTTCTACGGAGGCTACTCGGCCGAACTGGCCGTGGCCGGCGTACGGGCAACCCGGCGGCTCTTCCTGGGCAACAGCCGGAGCGGCGCCGAAGGCCCGGGCCTGGACGATAACCTGCGCTTTCTGGGCGCGGAGACGCTGGCCGACCAGATCACGACCGAACTGGACGAGGCCATCGCCGCCCTGGAAGCCCTGCAAGACCCCCTCTCCACCCAGATCGAGTCCGACCTCGAGCCGGTCCTCACCGCCTTCACCGAGCTGCAGGACGTCGTCGTGTTGCTGAAGGCGGACATGACCTCCGTGCTCGGCATCACCATCACCTTCCAGGACAACGACGGCGATTAG
- a CDS encoding HTTM domain-containing protein translates to MRKYVTAQTSIAPLAVFRVLFGFIMTVSILRFALKGWIHALYVKPTYYFTFYGFDWVRPLGEAGMYALFLLMGLAALGIMLGWHYRLAAVLFFLSFTYVELIDKTNYLNHYYFVSIVSFLLIWVPAHRAFSLDVRRRPSLRVDTVPAWTTGIFKLQLGLVYVYAGLAKLNPDWLFEALPLRLWLPAHAHLPLIGPLLDEPLTAYVFSWAGALYDLTIVFFLLWKRTRLAAYLAVLAFHLTTALLFQIGMFPYIMILCTLIFFPASFHERLIAGGKTIWRFMTRRRAGVLVRGAADRAPVSFRPGRRASLALAVLLGLHFALQILIPLRSILYPGHLFWTEEGYRFSWRVMLMEKAGYTVFRVHDPATGRRWEVPNWAYLTPYQEKMMSTQPDMILQFAHFLEEEYRRQGIEDVEITVEAHVTLNGRKSRLMIDPGVDLTEVKRDLRPKTWILPFTGREESWLTHR, encoded by the coding sequence ATGCGAAAGTACGTCACCGCGCAAACGTCCATCGCACCGCTCGCCGTCTTCCGGGTGCTCTTCGGCTTCATCATGACGGTGAGCATCCTCCGCTTCGCCCTGAAAGGCTGGATCCACGCGCTCTACGTCAAACCCACGTACTACTTCACGTTTTACGGGTTCGACTGGGTCCGGCCGCTCGGGGAAGCCGGAATGTATGCCCTCTTCCTGCTGATGGGCCTGGCCGCCCTGGGGATCATGCTGGGCTGGCACTACCGGCTCGCCGCCGTCCTCTTCTTCCTCTCCTTCACCTACGTCGAGCTCATCGACAAGACGAACTACCTGAACCACTATTATTTCGTCAGTATCGTCAGCTTCCTGCTCATCTGGGTGCCGGCCCACCGCGCCTTTTCGCTGGACGTCCGGCGCCGGCCTTCGTTGCGGGTCGATACCGTGCCCGCCTGGACAACGGGCATCTTCAAGCTGCAACTCGGGCTGGTCTATGTGTATGCCGGGCTGGCCAAGCTCAACCCCGACTGGCTCTTCGAAGCCCTGCCCCTGCGCCTCTGGCTGCCCGCCCACGCCCACCTGCCCCTGATCGGCCCCCTGCTCGACGAACCCCTGACCGCCTACGTGTTCAGCTGGGCCGGCGCCCTGTATGACCTCACCATCGTCTTCTTCCTGCTGTGGAAGCGGACGCGCCTTGCGGCTTACCTGGCCGTCCTCGCCTTCCATCTGACGACGGCCCTCCTGTTCCAGATCGGGATGTTCCCCTACATCATGATCCTGTGCACGCTCATCTTCTTCCCGGCCTCGTTCCACGAGCGGCTCATCGCGGGGGGAAAAACGATCTGGCGCTTCATGACCCGCCGCCGTGCGGGCGTGCTGGTGCGCGGCGCGGCGGACCGGGCTCCTGTGTCCTTTCGCCCCGGGCGGCGTGCGTCCCTCGCCCTGGCGGTCCTGCTGGGCCTGCACTTCGCCCTCCAGATCCTGATCCCCCTGCGGTCGATCCTCTACCCCGGTCACCTCTTCTGGACCGAGGAAGGCTACCGCTTCTCCTGGCGTGTGATGCTCATGGAAAAGGCCGGGTACACCGTCTTCCGCGTCCACGATCCCGCTACCGGCAGGCGATGGGAGGTGCCGAACTGGGCCTACCTGACCCCCTACCAGGAAAAGATGATGTCCACGCAACCGGACATGATCCTGCAGTTCGCCCACTTCCTGGAGGAGGAATACCGGCGGCAGGGCATCGAGGACGTCGAGATCACCGTCGAAGCCCACGTCACCCTCAACGGCCGCAAGAGTCGCCTGATGATCGACCCGGGCGTCGATCTGACCGAGGTGAAGCGGGACCTTCGCCCCAAAACGTGGATCCTGCCCTTCACCGGTCGTGAAGAAAGCTGGCTGACACACCGCTGA
- a CDS encoding TonB-dependent receptor — MKHLFLLGAGMVCLAALVAPAAAQPFSVSGRVVDEHGAPVVGATVFVTKALPDTPGGAHRIVATTAAFDVTGPDGTYAIGNVNPGRYAVVAYLTGKRIATQHVTVADHPVRADFTLSLLETELGEITVREPAEASFALTRLRPVDVEGVALYEAKKSEVVVIDELTANLATNNSRQIYGRVAGLNIWESDGAGLQLGLGGRGLSPNRNANFNTRQNGYDIAADALGYPESYYTPPTEALSRIEIVRGAASLQYGTQFGGLLNFVFKDGPETKPVEVTSRLSTGSFGLLNTFTSIGGTAGPTRYYGFYQYKRSDGWRPNAELDQHTAYAALTYRPLPALSIRPEYTYMYYLAHQPGGLTDAQFEANPRQSTRERNWFRVHWNLFALRADYRFSSRTSLNTRFFGLLAGRDALGNLGRIDRLDLGGNRDLLKDDYRNWGNETRLIHRYPFLHDVSVLLVGTRIYRGFTHRRQGEGPDGRAPDFTYLNPDNLEGSDFDLPSRNVSVFAENIFNVTPRLSVTPGIRFEYIRTQADGYYRNTVRDLAGNVLLDERIEERRSHTRSFVFFGIGLSYKPASALEVYANFSQNYRAINFNDIRVNVGSLEVDPDIRDEHGFNLDLGLRGTHGRVFTYDVSLFHLFYRDRIGTVLRTAPNPQFNNLVDRTFRFRTNIADARIYGIESFAELDLYKVLAGSNSPTRLSVFSNLALISAKYARSRENGIAGNDVELVPPINLKTGLTFSTGPLAVAYQFSYVGKHFSDASNALRTPTAIEGIIPAYHVMDLSAAYTFGRYRLEAGVNNLTDHHYFTRRATGYPGPGIIPAEGRSLYLTLGLTL, encoded by the coding sequence ATGAAGCACCTGTTTCTACTCGGCGCAGGGATGGTTTGCCTGGCGGCGCTCGTCGCTCCGGCCGCCGCGCAGCCCTTCTCCGTCTCCGGCCGCGTCGTCGACGAGCACGGGGCCCCCGTGGTGGGCGCCACGGTCTTTGTCACGAAGGCCCTCCCGGACACGCCCGGCGGGGCGCACCGCATCGTCGCCACGACCGCCGCCTTCGACGTCACCGGGCCGGACGGTACCTACGCCATCGGGAACGTGAACCCCGGCCGCTACGCCGTCGTCGCCTACCTCACCGGCAAGCGCATTGCCACGCAGCACGTGACCGTCGCCGACCACCCCGTGCGGGCCGACTTCACGTTGTCCCTCCTGGAGACCGAGCTCGGTGAGATCACGGTCCGCGAGCCGGCGGAAGCCTCCTTCGCCCTGACGCGGCTGCGGCCGGTGGACGTCGAGGGCGTCGCCCTCTACGAAGCCAAAAAGAGCGAGGTGGTGGTGATCGACGAGCTGACGGCCAACCTGGCGACGAACAACAGCCGGCAGATCTACGGCCGCGTGGCCGGGCTCAACATCTGGGAAAGCGACGGCGCCGGGTTGCAACTGGGCCTGGGCGGCCGGGGCCTCAGCCCCAACCGTAATGCCAACTTCAACACCCGCCAGAACGGCTACGACATCGCCGCCGACGCCCTCGGCTACCCGGAAAGCTACTATACCCCGCCCACCGAGGCGCTCTCCCGCATCGAGATCGTCCGGGGGGCCGCCTCGTTGCAGTACGGCACCCAGTTCGGCGGCCTGCTCAACTTCGTCTTCAAGGACGGCCCGGAGACGAAACCAGTCGAAGTCACCTCTCGCCTCTCGACCGGCTCCTTCGGACTGCTGAACACCTTCACCAGCATCGGGGGCACGGCCGGCCCCACGCGCTACTATGGCTTCTACCAGTACAAACGCAGCGACGGGTGGCGGCCGAACGCGGAACTGGACCAGCACACGGCCTACGCCGCCCTGACCTACCGGCCCCTCCCCGCGCTGTCGATCCGGCCCGAGTACACGTACATGTACTACCTGGCACACCAGCCCGGAGGCCTCACGGACGCGCAGTTCGAAGCCAACCCCCGCCAGTCGACCCGGGAACGAAACTGGTTCCGCGTCCACTGGAACCTGTTCGCCCTGCGGGCCGACTACCGGTTCTCGAGCCGCACCAGCCTCAACACCCGCTTCTTCGGGCTGCTGGCCGGCCGCGACGCCCTGGGCAACCTCGGCCGCATCGACCGGCTGGACCTCGGCGGCAACCGCGACCTGCTCAAAGACGATTACCGGAACTGGGGCAACGAAACCCGGCTGATCCACCGGTATCCCTTCCTCCACGACGTGTCGGTCCTGCTGGTCGGCACCCGGATCTACCGGGGCTTCACCCACCGCCGGCAGGGTGAGGGCCCGGACGGGCGCGCCCCCGACTTCACCTACCTGAACCCCGACAACCTGGAAGGCTCCGACTTCGACCTCCCGAGCCGCAACGTCTCCGTCTTTGCCGAAAACATCTTCAACGTCACGCCCCGCCTCAGTGTGACCCCCGGCATCCGGTTCGAATACATCCGGACGCAGGCGGACGGCTACTACCGCAACACCGTCCGCGACCTGGCCGGCAACGTGCTCCTGGACGAGCGTATCGAAGAACGGCGGTCGCACACCCGCTCTTTCGTCTTTTTCGGGATCGGGCTGAGTTACAAGCCCGCCAGCGCCCTGGAGGTCTACGCCAACTTTTCCCAGAACTACCGGGCCATCAACTTCAACGACATCCGCGTCAACGTGGGCAGCCTCGAAGTGGACCCGGACATCCGGGACGAGCACGGGTTCAACCTGGATCTGGGCCTTCGCGGCACCCACGGCCGGGTGTTCACCTACGACGTAAGCCTGTTCCACCTGTTCTACCGGGATCGGATCGGTACCGTACTCCGGACCGCCCCCAACCCGCAGTTCAACAACCTGGTGGACCGCACCTTCCGGTTCCGCACCAACATCGCCGACGCCCGGATCTACGGCATCGAATCGTTCGCCGAACTGGACCTCTACAAGGTGCTGGCAGGCAGCAACAGCCCCACCCGGCTGTCGGTGTTCTCGAACCTCGCGCTGATCTCCGCGAAATACGCCCGGTCCCGGGAAAACGGCATTGCGGGAAACGACGTCGAGCTCGTACCGCCGATCAACCTGAAAACCGGGCTCACGTTCAGCACGGGACCGCTGGCCGTCGCCTACCAGTTCTCCTATGTGGGAAAACATTTCTCGGATGCCTCCAATGCGCTGCGGACGCCGACGGCCATCGAGGGGATCATTCCGGCCTATCACGTGATGGACCTCTCGGCGGCCTACACGTTCGGCCGCTACCGGCTCGAGGCCGGGGTCAACAACCTGACCGACCACCACTACTTCACCCGCCGCGCGACCGGCTATCCCGGCCCGGGCATCATCCCGGCGGAAGGGCGCAGCCTGTATCTGACCCTGGGCCTGACCCTGTAG
- the trxA gene encoding thioredoxin: MNDLPEFFQKEVLDKSRQKPVLVDFWAPWCGPCRVLGPTLEKLARESKGKWRLVKVNTDRHPELSMRYGVRGIPAVKLFVDGEVRGEFVGALPEPAIRRWLDEHLPAAAA; this comes from the coding sequence ATGAACGATCTGCCTGAATTCTTCCAGAAGGAGGTGCTCGACAAGAGCCGGCAGAAGCCGGTGCTGGTCGATTTCTGGGCGCCGTGGTGCGGGCCGTGCCGCGTGCTGGGACCCACCCTCGAAAAGCTCGCCCGCGAGAGCAAAGGAAAGTGGCGCCTGGTGAAGGTCAACACCGACCGGCACCCCGAGCTCTCGATGCGCTACGGCGTCCGGGGCATCCCCGCCGTGAAGCTGTTCGTCGACGGCGAGGTGCGCGGCGAGTTCGTAGGGGCGCTCCCCGAGCCGGCCATCCGCCGCTGGCTCGACGAGCACCTGCCCGCCGCGGCGGCTTAA
- a CDS encoding VLRF1 family aeRF1-type release factor, with amino-acid sequence MKHGIDILAAQLETLDAPVLSLYLDVNPAHADNLAEGYRIRAENAMKAAGVPRALIDEVVARFQVDPPHRHGRTLVLFATEDPGVFFETHYLQVDLPLVSEMERVVARWGVPYVAPLLLARDEYERYAVVYMDRARWRYFDVHMGEIEEVKEAFLAVDTTAWRRLTEPAAGSPAVPAVGTGHDLYEDRVEAWVHRFYKDAAGLLEKAMAARGAERLILCGPEERRVAFEEVLPKAVREKVVARLAGLPYPDAAPAQVLAHIEDAVEEAERAGEMALLGRIREHGVWGLGNVLPALQEGRLQTVVVPWSPRVLFETVYRCSETGLVVSDEATAVRTCAAGTAPEHVRLDEVLPGLALRHGSRLEFVRGEAERLLTEEMGGIAGLRRW; translated from the coding sequence ATGAAACATGGGATCGATATCCTCGCCGCACAACTGGAAACGCTGGATGCGCCGGTGCTTTCGCTCTATCTGGACGTGAACCCGGCGCACGCCGACAACCTGGCAGAAGGCTACCGTATCCGTGCCGAGAATGCGATGAAGGCGGCCGGTGTGCCGCGGGCGCTGATCGACGAGGTGGTCGCCCGCTTCCAGGTCGACCCGCCGCACCGGCACGGCCGCACCCTGGTGCTCTTCGCCACGGAGGACCCCGGGGTGTTTTTCGAGACGCACTACCTGCAGGTGGACCTGCCGCTCGTCTCAGAGATGGAGCGCGTCGTCGCGCGGTGGGGCGTGCCCTACGTGGCCCCGCTGTTGCTCGCACGCGACGAGTACGAGCGCTATGCCGTCGTCTACATGGACCGCGCGCGCTGGCGGTACTTCGACGTCCATATGGGCGAGATCGAAGAGGTGAAGGAGGCCTTCCTGGCCGTGGACACCACCGCATGGCGCAGGCTGACCGAGCCGGCCGCCGGTTCGCCCGCCGTCCCGGCCGTGGGGACGGGGCACGACCTCTATGAGGACCGCGTCGAGGCATGGGTGCACCGTTTCTACAAGGACGCCGCCGGGCTGCTGGAGAAAGCGATGGCGGCGCGGGGGGCAGAGCGGCTGATCCTGTGTGGCCCCGAGGAGCGGCGCGTCGCCTTCGAGGAGGTGCTGCCGAAGGCCGTCCGGGAAAAGGTGGTGGCCCGTCTCGCCGGATTGCCCTACCCCGATGCCGCGCCGGCGCAGGTGCTCGCGCATATCGAAGACGCCGTCGAGGAAGCCGAGCGGGCCGGCGAGATGGCGCTGCTGGGGCGCATCCGGGAGCATGGGGTGTGGGGGCTGGGCAACGTGCTGCCGGCCCTCCAGGAAGGACGGCTTCAGACGGTGGTCGTGCCGTGGTCGCCCCGGGTGCTCTTCGAGACGGTCTATCGTTGCTCGGAGACGGGGCTGGTCGTTTCCGACGAGGCGACGGCCGTGCGCACCTGCGCCGCCGGTACCGCGCCGGAGCACGTCCGCCTCGACGAGGTGTTGCCCGGGCTGGCCCTTCGCCACGGCAGCCGCCTCGAGTTCGTCCGCGGCGAGGCCGAGCGCCTGCTCACCGAAGAGATGGGCGGCATCGCCGGGCTCCGGCGCTGGTAA
- the ftsH gene encoding ATP-dependent zinc metalloprotease FtsH has translation MEKPVKFSLWYYLFVLLGLLALQYWFFSGLEGPREISYTTFREKVRAGEVERVVILPERIVGVFRDTTASDAGTDTTISLGPTAPWRLRLDRIERQMARQFTVTRLPDLEDPALLADLEAAGVDVSGRIESNFFRNFFLNWILPFLILMGLWGLIFRRMSAAQNSILNVGRSKARIVAEDPKHQVTFRDVAGVDEAVEEVREIVAFLKNPQKYTRLGARLPKGVLLVGPPGTGKTLLARAVAGEAGVPFFSLSGSDFVEMFVGVGAARVRDLFRQAKEKAPCIIFIDEIDAIGKSRAQVAVVGGHDERENTLNQLLTEMDGFEGTEGVIIMGATNRPEVLDPALLRPGRFDRQVLVDRPDMNGREAIFRVHTRRLQLDESVDLRRLAARTPGFVGADIANVCNEAALLAARKGKERISMREFEEAIERVVAGLEKKNRLINEEERKIVAYHESGHAIVGYFTPGADEVQKVSIVPRGLGALGYTLQMPLEDRYLMRRSELLGKIKGLLGGRAAEEIVFGEVSTGASNDLERVSQLARHMVTVYGMSEKLPNLSLVQNAGPGFLGQGPQTERRSERIEQLIDEEVLHIIRTCYEETKALLQEKRDLLDKMATALLEKEVLDADEIRALLGPKPEAASTDHVAQKVTDT, from the coding sequence ATGGAAAAGCCTGTCAAATTTTCACTCTGGTACTACCTGTTCGTGTTGCTGGGCCTGCTGGCCCTGCAGTACTGGTTCTTCTCCGGCCTGGAGGGGCCGCGTGAGATCTCATACACCACCTTTCGGGAGAAGGTGCGGGCGGGCGAGGTCGAGCGCGTGGTGATCCTGCCCGAGCGGATCGTCGGGGTCTTCCGGGACACGACCGCCTCCGACGCCGGCACCGACACCACCATCTCGCTGGGGCCCACGGCGCCCTGGCGGCTCCGCCTCGACCGCATCGAGCGGCAGATGGCCCGGCAGTTCACCGTCACCCGCCTGCCCGACCTGGAGGACCCGGCCCTGCTCGCCGACCTCGAAGCGGCCGGGGTGGACGTGAGCGGGCGCATCGAGTCCAACTTCTTCCGCAACTTCTTCCTCAACTGGATCCTGCCCTTCCTGATCCTGATGGGCCTCTGGGGGTTGATCTTCCGCCGGATGAGCGCCGCGCAGAACAGCATCCTGAACGTGGGCCGCTCGAAGGCCCGGATCGTGGCCGAGGATCCGAAGCACCAGGTGACGTTCAGGGACGTGGCCGGGGTGGACGAGGCCGTGGAGGAGGTGCGTGAGATCGTCGCCTTCCTGAAAAACCCGCAGAAGTACACCCGGCTGGGGGCGCGCCTGCCCAAGGGGGTGCTGCTGGTGGGGCCGCCCGGCACCGGCAAGACGCTGCTGGCGCGGGCCGTGGCCGGCGAGGCCGGCGTGCCCTTCTTCTCCCTCTCCGGCTCCGACTTCGTCGAGATGTTCGTCGGCGTGGGGGCGGCCCGCGTGCGCGACCTGTTCCGGCAGGCCAAGGAGAAGGCCCCGTGTATCATCTTCATCGACGAGATCGACGCCATCGGCAAGAGCCGGGCGCAGGTGGCCGTCGTCGGCGGGCACGACGAGCGGGAGAACACGCTCAACCAGCTCCTGACCGAGATGGACGGCTTCGAGGGCACCGAGGGCGTCATCATCATGGGTGCCACGAACCGCCCCGAGGTGCTCGACCCGGCCCTGCTGCGCCCCGGCCGCTTCGACCGGCAGGTGCTCGTCGACCGGCCCGACATGAACGGGCGCGAGGCCATCTTCCGCGTTCACACCCGCCGCCTGCAGCTCGACGAGAGCGTGGACCTGCGCCGGCTCGCCGCCCGGACGCCCGGCTTCGTGGGGGCGGACATCGCCAACGTGTGTAACGAGGCGGCGCTGCTGGCGGCCCGCAAGGGCAAGGAGCGGATCTCCATGCGCGAGTTCGAGGAGGCCATCGAGCGCGTGGTGGCCGGGTTGGAGAAGAAGAACCGCCTGATCAACGAGGAGGAGCGGAAGATCGTGGCCTACCACGAGAGCGGCCACGCCATCGTGGGGTACTTCACCCCCGGCGCCGACGAGGTGCAGAAGGTGTCCATCGTCCCGCGCGGGCTCGGGGCGCTCGGCTACACGCTCCAGATGCCGCTGGAGGACCGCTACCTGATGCGCCGCTCCGAGCTGCTGGGCAAGATCAAGGGGCTGCTCGGGGGGCGGGCCGCCGAAGAGATCGTCTTCGGTGAGGTGTCCACCGGCGCCTCGAACGACCTGGAGCGCGTCTCGCAACTGGCCCGCCACATGGTCACGGTCTACGGCATGAGTGAGAAGCTGCCCAACCTGTCCCTCGTGCAGAACGCCGGTCCCGGCTTCCTGGGGCAGGGGCCGCAAACCGAGCGCCGATCCGAGCGCATCGAGCAGTTGATCGACGAGGAAGTGCTCCACATCATCCGCACCTGCTACGAGGAGACGAAGGCGCTCCTGCAGGAGAAACGCGACCTGCTCGACAAAATGGCGACGGCGCTCCTCGAAAAAGAGGTCCTGGATGCCGACGAGATCCGGGCCCTCCTGGGACCGAAACCCGAAGCCGCGTCGACGGATCACGTGGCACAGAAGGTCACAGACACATGA